A genomic segment from Microthrixaceae bacterium encodes:
- the cofC gene encoding 2-phospho-L-lactate guanylyltransferase: protein MSPGILALVPIRSLDSGKTRLASSLDEDQRRTLTLALATSVLDVLAATRSVDVAVVTSDDDVARWSRDQRTVALAPPSEGLNEAAAFGLNEAADRGYRHAAIVHADLAYPAELATLFDTVAQSDHGSSLWLAPDRDDKGTNVLVVPTQVAEVFRFGYGPDSATHHHREAESHGLQVRRWTTGRLGIDVDVHGDLDVIDLTRLNAGERPVIEHSDDAHLVR from the coding sequence ATGTCCCCCGGCATTCTCGCTCTCGTACCCATCCGATCACTCGACTCGGGCAAGACGCGACTCGCGTCGAGCCTCGACGAGGACCAACGTCGAACGCTGACGCTCGCGCTCGCCACCTCGGTGCTCGACGTCCTCGCAGCGACCCGTTCGGTCGACGTCGCGGTCGTGACCTCCGACGACGACGTCGCCCGCTGGTCGCGGGATCAGCGCACGGTTGCGCTCGCCCCGCCGAGCGAGGGGCTCAACGAAGCCGCTGCGTTCGGCCTCAACGAGGCCGCCGATCGCGGCTATCGCCACGCCGCGATCGTGCACGCCGATCTCGCCTACCCCGCCGAGTTGGCCACACTGTTCGACACCGTCGCCCAGAGCGATCACGGTTCGTCGCTGTGGCTGGCCCCCGACCGAGACGACAAGGGCACCAACGTCCTGGTCGTGCCGACGCAGGTCGCAGAGGTGTTCCGATTCGGATACGGGCCCGACTCGGCCACACATCACCACCGGGAAGCCGAGTCGCACGGGTTGCAGGTTCGCCGATGGACCACCGGGCGCCTCGGCATCGACGTCGACGTCCATGGCGACCTCGACGTCATCGACCTCACCCGATTGAACGCCGGCGAGAGGCCCGTCATCGAACACAGCGACGACGCCCACCTCGTTCGCTGA
- a CDS encoding adenylate/guanylate cyclase domain-containing protein — protein sequence MSNRTQRPSAHVRPAVAAPFDGVQRAMRRLTRADASNLGPDGSPIDGSRGSTEAAGEAAGDEALVALRGATGHPVNGAGRPTDETTAGSVAASSTSQIPAIAPQGTGIERPVPEWVELNQAIYRAFAFVDLCGFTNYTDKNGAHAATELLARFRSATRDVTTRRGTRVAKWLGDGVMLVGTSAGPIVATVAELQLRFLNDEFDIHAGVAAGPVLLFEGDDYIGRAVNLAARLCEAAAPGEILAYGIGDSIPEWVRPAKSVTVRAMGIGDVSGVMQLNVAHDAWADLPESERHPALHPAGGAVRDGS from the coding sequence ATGTCGAATCGAACCCAACGCCCCTCCGCCCATGTGCGTCCCGCCGTTGCCGCCCCCTTCGACGGGGTGCAGCGGGCCATGCGTCGCCTCACGCGGGCTGACGCGTCGAATCTGGGGCCCGATGGATCGCCGATCGACGGGTCCAGGGGCTCCACGGAGGCCGCCGGGGAGGCCGCCGGGGACGAGGCGCTCGTCGCGTTGCGCGGCGCGACAGGCCATCCGGTGAACGGCGCAGGCCGACCGACCGACGAAACAACGGCCGGATCGGTGGCCGCCTCGTCAACCTCGCAGATTCCCGCCATCGCGCCCCAAGGCACCGGAATCGAGCGTCCGGTGCCCGAGTGGGTAGAGCTGAACCAGGCGATCTACCGGGCGTTCGCCTTCGTGGACCTGTGTGGATTCACGAACTACACCGACAAAAACGGTGCGCATGCCGCCACCGAATTGCTGGCGCGGTTTCGTTCCGCCACCCGCGACGTCACGACCCGCCGCGGTACCCGCGTGGCGAAATGGCTCGGGGACGGGGTGATGCTGGTGGGGACCTCCGCCGGACCGATCGTGGCCACCGTGGCCGAGTTGCAACTTCGGTTCCTCAACGACGAGTTCGACATCCACGCAGGTGTTGCTGCGGGGCCGGTGCTGTTGTTCGAGGGCGACGACTACATCGGGCGGGCGGTCAACCTCGCCGCGAGGCTGTGCGAGGCGGCGGCCCCGGGTGAGATCTTGGCCTATGGGATCGGCGATTCGATTCCCGAATGGGTCCGACCCGCGAAGTCGGTGACCGTGCGGGCGATGGGCATCGGCGACGTGTCAGGGGTGATGCAACTGAACGTCGCCCACGACGCCTGGGCCGACCTGCCGGAATCGGAGCGCCACCCTGCGCTGCATCCCGCCGGTGGCGCGGTGCGCGACGGGTCCTGA
- a CDS encoding ribonuclease HII, with protein MPKTPAPGLNFERNHWEAGVDTVVGLDEVGRGAWAGNLTIAAVIVARDRRVNGIRDSKMLSEPRREVLYERIVSWCEGWAVGHASARECDELGMSAAQKLAARRALVALDRPVEVALVDGPWDFIEGGPDGLTRTETIVKGDRLSLSIAAASIVAKVTRDRLMREAALHFPWYHFDTNKGYPCPRHKEALHGYGVSSIHRRSWAFVDGLAWTSQHRRSVEAAEQYEFDLF; from the coding sequence GTGCCCAAGACCCCCGCACCCGGCCTCAACTTTGAGCGCAACCATTGGGAGGCCGGGGTCGACACGGTGGTCGGCCTCGACGAGGTCGGCCGCGGCGCGTGGGCTGGGAACCTGACGATCGCGGCGGTGATCGTGGCCCGCGACCGCCGGGTGAATGGCATCCGCGATTCCAAAATGTTGAGCGAGCCGCGGCGTGAGGTCCTCTATGAGCGCATCGTTTCGTGGTGCGAGGGCTGGGCGGTGGGCCATGCGAGCGCACGGGAATGCGATGAACTCGGGATGTCGGCGGCGCAGAAGCTAGCGGCGCGCCGTGCGCTCGTCGCTCTGGACCGTCCGGTCGAGGTCGCGCTCGTGGACGGGCCGTGGGATTTCATCGAGGGAGGGCCCGACGGGCTGACCCGGACCGAAACCATCGTGAAGGGGGACCGGTTGTCGTTGTCGATCGCCGCTGCCTCGATCGTGGCGAAGGTCACCCGAGATCGACTGATGCGCGAGGCGGCGCTGCATTTCCCGTGGTACCACTTCGACACGAACAAGGGCTACCCGTGCCCGCGCCACAAGGAGGCCCTGCACGGCTACGGGGTGTCGTCGATTCATCGACGGTCGTGGGCCTTCGTCGACGGTCTGGCGTGGACGTCTCAGCATCGTCGGTCCGTCGAGGCGGCCGAGCAGTACGAGTTCGATCTGTTCTGA
- a CDS encoding M90 family metallopeptidase has translation MAWLSRRRERRAALAEGFRDEWRAAIDDWFEWRSGLDHDQRSRHEALMMRLMFERRWEAGSGFELDDEVRLVIAALAARIAIGLPDDPFRTVTSILVQADDVRMTGEFEQVAGIVSDEESWVSGLSDPTGPVMLSWDAICEDLDYPGDGRNLVYHEFAHQLDQLDGHSDGVPPIPDAAARTRFIEVCTAAYELAVRGEGATTLDEYAGVNPAEFFAVATEAFFDAPMTLRGEHRQLYEVLSDYFGQDPAQRPGAAN, from the coding sequence GTGGCCTGGTTGTCGAGGCGCCGCGAACGACGAGCCGCCCTGGCGGAGGGCTTCCGCGACGAGTGGCGCGCCGCGATCGATGACTGGTTCGAATGGCGCAGCGGATTGGACCACGATCAACGAAGCCGCCACGAGGCGCTGATGATGCGCCTGATGTTCGAGCGACGCTGGGAGGCCGGCTCGGGGTTCGAACTCGACGACGAGGTCCGCCTGGTGATCGCCGCGCTGGCCGCGCGGATTGCCATCGGGTTGCCCGATGATCCGTTTCGCACGGTTACCTCGATCCTCGTTCAGGCCGACGACGTGCGCATGACCGGCGAGTTCGAACAGGTCGCCGGCATCGTGAGCGACGAGGAATCGTGGGTGTCCGGACTGTCCGATCCCACCGGCCCGGTCATGTTGTCGTGGGACGCGATCTGCGAGGACCTCGACTATCCGGGCGACGGACGCAATCTCGTGTATCACGAATTCGCTCATCAACTCGACCAACTCGACGGCCACAGCGACGGTGTGCCCCCGATACCCGATGCGGCGGCCCGGACGCGATTCATCGAGGTGTGCACGGCCGCCTACGAACTCGCGGTTCGCGGTGAGGGGGCCACGACCCTCGACGAATACGCAGGGGTGAACCCCGCCGAGTTCTTCGCCGTGGCCACCGAGGCGTTCTTCGATGCGCCGATGACGCTGCGCGGCGAACATCGCCAGCTCTACGAGGTGCTCAGCGACTACTTCGGACAGGACCCGGCACAGCGACCGGGCGCCGCGAACTGA
- a CDS encoding NAD(P)H-dependent glycerol-3-phosphate dehydrogenase, with protein sequence MRITVGVIGGGSWGTTVASLAAHNVSTILWGRDAATVAEINESHHNSRYLAGLDLHPKLRATTDLREAVEQADVIVMGVPSQAMRSTLEQVAEHIRAWVPIVSLAKGLEQGTRLRMSQVANEVLPGHPVAVLTGPNLAKEILTGDAAASVLATHDPVVAARLQEVFSTAMFRVYTNPDVIGCELAGALKNVIAIASGMADGLGAGDNTRAAVITRGLAELSRLGVAMGGNELTFAGLAGMGDLLATCVSPQSRNRFVGEQLGRGRTIEEIIDSMNMVAEGVKTAPVVLDLGEEYGIDLPISTQVYEVCHEAKSASAAYAGLLRRGGLVEHPSNDFVFPKI encoded by the coding sequence ATGCGCATCACGGTGGGAGTAATCGGCGGTGGTTCGTGGGGCACCACGGTGGCGAGCCTGGCCGCGCACAACGTGTCGACGATCCTGTGGGGGCGAGATGCCGCCACGGTGGCAGAAATCAACGAGTCGCATCACAACAGTCGGTATCTCGCCGGCCTCGACCTTCATCCGAAACTGCGGGCGACCACCGACCTGCGTGAGGCGGTCGAACAGGCGGATGTGATCGTGATGGGAGTCCCGTCCCAGGCCATGCGTTCGACACTCGAACAGGTCGCTGAACACATCCGTGCCTGGGTGCCGATCGTGAGTCTGGCCAAGGGCCTGGAACAGGGCACGCGGCTTCGGATGAGCCAGGTCGCCAACGAAGTGCTGCCCGGTCACCCCGTGGCGGTGCTCACCGGGCCGAACCTGGCCAAGGAGATCCTCACCGGAGACGCCGCAGCCTCGGTGTTGGCCACCCACGATCCGGTCGTCGCCGCCAGGCTCCAGGAAGTGTTCAGCACGGCGATGTTTCGGGTGTACACCAACCCCGACGTCATCGGTTGCGAGCTGGCGGGAGCGTTGAAGAACGTCATCGCCATCGCCTCGGGCATGGCCGACGGCCTTGGCGCCGGAGACAACACCCGCGCCGCGGTCATTACCCGGGGACTTGCCGAACTCAGCCGCCTCGGGGTGGCGATGGGCGGCAACGAGTTGACCTTTGCGGGGCTGGCGGGGATGGGCGACCTTTTGGCCACGTGCGTGTCGCCGCAGAGCCGCAACCGCTTCGTCGGCGAACAGTTGGGCCGAGGGCGCACGATCGAGGAGATCATCGATTCGATGAACATGGTCGCCGAGGGGGTCAAGACGGCGCCCGTGGTGCTCGATCTCGGTGAGGAGTACGGCATCGATCTGCCGATCTCGACCCAGGTGTACGAGGTCTGTCACGAGGCGAAGTCGGCCTCGGCCGCGTATGCGGGGCTGTTGCGTCGGGGCGGTCTCGTCGAGCACCCGTCGAACGACTTCGTGTTTCCGAAGATCTGA